A window of Sphingobacterium sp. lm-10 contains these coding sequences:
- a CDS encoding CoA-binding protein — protein sequence MKKTLILGASTNPARYSYLVANKLTRKGHTIVNVGLKQGAVAGVDIEPAEKIHTDIDTITLYVGPRNQSVYYDYILETKPKRLILNPGTENPELSEKATAAGIEVVEACTLVMLNTGQF from the coding sequence ATGAAAAAGACATTGATCTTAGGCGCGAGCACCAACCCAGCAAGATACTCATACTTAGTAGCGAATAAACTGACGCGCAAAGGGCATACCATCGTTAACGTTGGATTGAAACAAGGAGCGGTAGCAGGAGTAGACATTGAACCCGCAGAAAAAATACATACAGATATCGATACCATTACACTGTATGTAGGGCCTAGAAACCAATCTGTATATTACGATTATATTCTTGAAACCAAGCCGAAGCGATTGATTCTAAATCCAGGAACGGAAAATCCGGAACTGAGCGAAAAAGCGACAGCTGCTGGTATTGAGGTCGTAGAAGCATGCACTTTAGTAATGCTGAATACAGGCCAGTTCTAA
- a CDS encoding serine hydrolase domain-containing protein has protein sequence MKFILSYFLFSVLICVSCASSEEKQAQAEQQQANLDSIALVYDPANADPEIDQFMRNLHRKGFNGNVLVAKKGKIIYQNAFGWANYLLKDSLNVNSKFELASVSKPLTGVGVMQLVEAGKLRLDQTVTEFFPEFPFPGVTIQQLLSHRSGLPNYVYFSEDHWKDRKKGMSNMDAMALLAEHKPNRYGAPDGRFHYNNSNFMVLASIVEKVTGQDFAVYMKEHVFKPAGMKNTAILSRAVYEKIPTDVIGHDKTWRRSVVQNYLDGPVGDKGAYSTVQDLFLFDRALRDGRLLKQETQDSSYVARSDARRSLFSYGYGWRTFNPADNPIVYHTGWWHGFKSLYVRDLKNDITIVLLTNMANGSLNQLDDLYKILKMPILRQNAYNSNGDLVN, from the coding sequence GTGAAGTTTATATTATCCTATTTCTTATTTAGTGTATTAATTTGTGTTTCCTGCGCATCTTCCGAAGAAAAGCAGGCGCAAGCGGAGCAACAGCAAGCTAACCTCGACAGTATTGCGTTAGTATATGATCCGGCAAATGCCGATCCTGAAATTGATCAGTTTATGCGTAATCTCCACAGGAAGGGATTCAACGGGAATGTGTTAGTGGCAAAGAAAGGGAAAATCATTTATCAGAATGCCTTCGGCTGGGCAAACTATTTGCTGAAAGACAGTTTGAATGTAAACTCGAAGTTTGAGCTAGCATCCGTTTCCAAGCCATTAACAGGTGTCGGCGTGATGCAGTTGGTAGAAGCCGGCAAGCTTCGCCTCGATCAGACAGTAACGGAGTTTTTTCCAGAATTTCCATTTCCCGGCGTTACCATTCAACAATTGTTGTCTCACCGGTCTGGCTTGCCCAACTACGTATACTTTTCCGAAGACCATTGGAAGGATCGTAAAAAAGGTATGAGCAATATGGATGCCATGGCTTTGCTGGCCGAGCACAAGCCTAATCGCTACGGGGCACCAGATGGGCGCTTCCATTATAATAATTCTAATTTCATGGTTTTGGCCTCTATTGTAGAAAAGGTCACTGGACAAGATTTTGCAGTCTATATGAAAGAACATGTGTTCAAGCCTGCCGGAATGAAAAACACAGCCATTCTTTCTCGCGCGGTTTATGAAAAAATCCCTACCGATGTTATCGGGCACGACAAGACCTGGAGAAGATCCGTTGTGCAAAATTATTTGGATGGCCCAGTAGGGGATAAAGGGGCGTACAGTACGGTGCAAGACTTGTTTTTATTTGATCGTGCATTGCGCGATGGTCGCTTGCTAAAGCAAGAAACCCAAGATTCCAGTTATGTAGCGCGTAGCGATGCACGTCGTAGTCTATTTAGCTATGGCTACGGCTGGCGTACTTTCAATCCGGCAGATAATCCAATTGTGTACCACACTGGGTGGTGGCATGGCTTTAAAAGCCTTTATGTGCGCGACCTTAAAAACGATATCACCATAGTTTTGTTAACTAATATGGCAAACGGAAGTTTAAATCAGTTAGACGACTTGTATAAAATTCTGAAAATGCCTATTTTGAGACAAAACGCCTACAATTCAAATGGCGATTTGGTAAACTAA
- a CDS encoding YafY family protein — translation MSTDIKKRFNRILSIFIQLQSSRLVTAAALADKYAVSTRTIYRDIQSLIGAGIPIYGEAGSGYAIVSEYRLPMLPFTREEALSFLAAEKLVAKYTDKHLSEQFHSAISKMKASLRSSEKENLQDAYPSVLIRAERNTFNQALPEGLSILLESIVSRKAVYLTYLKPRSDAADARTIEPVGIFVEGRFWYVMAFCQLRQDYRQFRLDRIQYIRLTNEGFSTQHRELAYFLEQKEEVAKTYITIRVDRTIAHYLHWDRQHYGYLSEQVVGSEVEMHFETTVPEEGFARWFMMFADSAQIIEPVQLRDRIRDLCNASLKKLGNDT, via the coding sequence ATGTCTACTGATATAAAAAAGCGTTTTAATCGCATCCTCTCCATTTTTATCCAGCTCCAATCCAGTCGGCTGGTCACAGCGGCTGCGCTTGCCGACAAGTATGCTGTCAGTACACGTACCATATACCGAGATATACAATCGCTTATCGGTGCGGGAATACCCATATATGGAGAAGCGGGCTCCGGATATGCCATTGTATCCGAGTATAGACTACCGATGCTTCCATTTACAAGAGAAGAAGCGTTGAGCTTTTTGGCGGCAGAAAAATTGGTTGCTAAGTATACAGACAAGCATTTGAGCGAGCAGTTCCATTCTGCCATTAGCAAAATGAAGGCCTCTTTACGATCTTCTGAGAAGGAGAATTTACAGGATGCCTATCCGTCAGTTTTGATTCGTGCGGAAAGGAACACCTTCAATCAGGCGCTACCGGAAGGGCTAAGTATATTATTAGAGAGCATCGTGTCTAGAAAAGCGGTATACCTAACCTATTTAAAGCCTCGCAGTGACGCGGCAGATGCTCGAACCATTGAGCCTGTCGGCATATTTGTAGAAGGAAGGTTTTGGTATGTCATGGCCTTTTGTCAGCTTCGTCAGGATTATCGGCAATTTCGTCTGGATCGTATTCAGTACATCAGGTTAACTAATGAAGGATTTTCCACGCAGCATCGAGAATTGGCTTATTTTCTGGAACAGAAAGAGGAAGTGGCGAAAACGTATATCACTATTCGGGTAGATCGTACGATAGCACATTACCTGCACTGGGATCGTCAGCATTATGGGTACCTAAGTGAACAAGTCGTCGGCAGTGAAGTAGAAATGCATTTTGAAACCACCGTGCCGGAGGAAGGGTTTGCCCGTTGGTTTATGATGTTTGCCGACAGCGCACAGATTATAGAACCCGTACAACTTCGCGACAGGATTCGCGATTTATGCAATGCCAGCTTGAAAAAGCTGGGTAATGACACTTAG
- a CDS encoding DinB family protein has product MSTSLISKHDLLKHWLGHRNLTRHVLEKFPEDQLFTFKVEKMRTFADLVKELLSLAVPGLHGIVHQEITPYDHDLPYDSKEALLQAWDEATPQIEKLFLQIPEERFHEDYNLFGQYNFPILHNILYFIDNEVHHRGQGFVYLRLLGIEPPFFWER; this is encoded by the coding sequence ATGAGTACATCACTTATCTCTAAACACGATCTATTAAAGCATTGGCTAGGACATCGTAACTTGACCCGCCACGTATTGGAAAAGTTTCCAGAGGATCAATTATTCACTTTTAAGGTCGAAAAGATGCGTACTTTCGCTGACCTTGTCAAAGAATTATTAAGCTTGGCGGTACCGGGGCTACATGGTATCGTACATCAGGAGATTACTCCGTATGATCATGATTTGCCTTACGACAGTAAGGAAGCCTTGTTGCAGGCCTGGGATGAAGCGACGCCTCAAATTGAAAAGTTATTTTTGCAGATTCCAGAAGAACGCTTTCATGAAGACTACAACTTATTTGGTCAATACAACTTCCCAATTCTTCACAACATATTGTATTTTATCGACAACGAAGTACATCACCGCGGACAGGGTTTTGTGTATTTAAGATTATTAGGCATTGAACCGCCTTTTTTCTGGGAACGCTAG